From Malaya genurostris strain Urasoe2022 chromosome 2, Malgen_1.1, whole genome shotgun sequence:
TGGAGTAGTAAAGCGTGTGGACGGTCTAGAATGAATGATCGTCCAATCGTCGGCAATGAGTGAGTGCGGAATAGAGTGAATGATGAGTGTGAATTTTTGTAAATTGCGTCCGGCGATGGCTGAAGCATAGTAAGCCGAAACGTTATGCAGTacaaaaaacggcattagaGTGTATTTATTTCTCACCGAAAAGtatcaaaaaacaacaaaatctaAACCACACGGTGAATTAAGAAGAGATTTTATAACATCAtatcttttttttcctttgtaAGATTTGGTGGATGATTTCTAATTGTTTCCATGATGAATGAAGTGTAGTAAATGAGCCAAATGCGTTGAATACGGAAACGTTCAACATATTTTCAATTCCAGCATGGCCGATTCTTTTGTGAGAACACTGATAATTGCGCAGTCGCACATTCAAAACTACTTACCAGCATCACGAACAAATTTTCTTATGTATAATGTATTCAAAAGTTATTACATTTACAGTTTGGAAAAATTTCTACGCATCAATTCGAGTAGATAGAACTATATATCTTAGATAATTGGTGATTTAGATTTCAATTAATTACGAGCAATGTCTAATATATGAAGCAATAAACGAGCAATAATACATAGGGCCACGGTGCCCATAGGAGTTTTGCTCTTGAATGGACGTGTGTTCGCATTTAAGGAAAGCTCCTtcacaaaacagaaaaaaaaatccaagcaTTTTTGTATTCCAATCGAAGGTCTGCTTAAAATCTGTTGAACTGTAGATGCTCAACATCTTATCACTGTTTGCTCGGTCCTATTTTCCTTATACGCACCCCAAAAGTTGTTCACCTAGATACAAATAAGTTTACATGGAACacaacatttcgaaacaaattttagcagtgattttgacaatagttgtgtagtcctacgtcaacagttcatACAACCTCGTACGAGTATCCCTTTtagtttttccaaaaaatcatcttttctgtgagtttttcattcattggacttttttaatttgttcagGCATTGCAAAACTTAAATCAGTTAAGGCGAATTTCCATCAAACCAACttaaaattgataatttgtaAAAATAAACAGTAAAGCAACTATactgtattatttttacgtttcgtctttgactcatcagtgcagatcagttcaaatttaactgcttagtgctaaactcggcagttcaatttgaaccgctaagcagacgtaaagtttctgctacttacagaacactttttgttttgcaacggagtgcaatgtcttttctgacgtgccgaacgaaaacgtgttttcgactatttctggccgatgcaggtatggtcatttaggggttagccaagtgttctgtaagtagcagaaactttacgtctgcttagcggttcaaattgaactgccgagtttagcactaagcagttcaatttgaactgctctgcactgatgagtcaaagacgaaacgtaaaaataataaaaacggttatgtgccctagcacaaaatttggctaacccctaaatgaactaTACTGTATGTTTTATTCGTATTGCGGAAAATCTACTCGTACTTTTCGGAGCATTTTTGTACTAATACTCATGTAACGTAACATTTGTTCCATTGAATTAATAGGTAGTCTTTTCATCTTTCTCTTTAATTGATCCATTTTTTAATGCATACAGTATCACGTTGGTGAGATTCTGATTTGAGTTCAATCTCGATGTGATTGAACTAGTGTTGAAATTTCTTAATGGGACTAGTTTAAGTTTCGCACATTGTTGTTAGAAATATTTGTATGCAAACTCAGTTTCCCCAAACTGTCGTCAAACAATTTTATTGTGGCTATATTTTTTCCAATATATTGCCCATAAGAACTGGTTCATTAATTGAACGAAATCGAACTTGTTCCATGGatatgaaatttatttcattttcgcCTTCATTCAGCTACTTATCGGTGTCAATTGGGTGCCTATCGCTTGACGGCTCACGCACAGTTCGTGCCAGTAGTAGAAGAACATGTTCTGGGTGGTAATTCTATAAAAACGGCTTACCGGGGGATGTAAAGTTGTtcatagataaaaaaaaatactgcgaAAGAGTGTGGAAACTCGTCTTTCCCTCCTTAACGTGACAAACGGTGGGCACTTCAGACTGTAGGTATGTGGAAATGTTAATCCGAATGTTTCCAGTGGCAATAGTATATAAACTTGGAGTTTTGGAAAATTAGTCAAGTTTGACTGTGACTGCGAGTTGACCACGAGTTAGACAATCTACAATTAAATAAGAATTTCAATtcagtgccataaacgattctAGTCCCAAGCAATGTCACTCAAAGTAACATTTTAATATACCGTAGCTTAGatgattttttaattgaaaatatttctttttcagtttattttcgcTGTAGTTCTATCAGTGATTTCTAGTTCTGCTGCTTTACCTCAGTATGGGTACGCTACTTCACATCAGATCTCCAGTATTCAGCATCACATTGCTCCGGTTCATCATGTGGCCGCCATCCATGCCACTCCTATCCAACACACAATTCTGAAACAAGTAGAACATAATGCGCCAGCAAATTACGAATTTTCTTACTCCGTTCACGATGAACACACGGGAGATGTTAAGAGCCAGCAGGAGAAACGTCTTGGAGACGAAGTCCACGGGCAATACAGTCTGATCGATTCGGACGGACACCAGCGTATTGTCGATTACCATGCTGACCATCACAACGGATTCAACGCAGTGGTTCGTCGCGTTCCCACCAATGTGAAAATTGTTCAGCCATTGCACAGACTGGTGGCTCAGCCTATTCAGCTGGCGCATGCCACCATCTCGCATGGTGTTGTTCCAGTTGCTCACCACATTCAAGGACATCATGCTACCAGTTACAGTAGCCAGCACCGATACTAGTCGTTCGCGGGATTTGATTGACTATTGATAAAACTGTGAAAAGAGTAGTAAAATAAACTGCAATGTTTAATGACATGTTTTATGCGCTCGTTCTGTTTTTGAAGTCCAATATGTATTATATCACGATGTCCAAAATTTGGCACTATATCCACCGTCTAAGAGGGGTCCTGAACTTTTCCGTTATCGTAGAAATATTAGACTTATGTAATATGTATTATTTGGATGATTCAAATCAGATGCAAAAGGAGAGGAGGCTTTATGCTTGCTAGAATGCAATATTAACTGAAACTAGCTCCGCCGGGATTTTTACAGcctcaaataaatgaaaaacatCCTAAACCGATTAGATTCTAATTCAACTTTCATTTAgtactaagcttgtgaaaatcagtcaacCTCATTTCTAAGAAAAAGGATTGGGTTCCACTTTGGATTCTTTCATCACTATCTCCGGTGTTTCcggaataaacaaataaacaaaactggaaATAGGTATAATCGAGgtcggttcgtttggccagcaactatCAACAAGTTGAGATAATCCGGGTTTGTGTATTTgtaatgtatgtgtatgtatgtaagtaacatttgtgcgcattcaattttctcagagatggcagagctgagctgaagtagaccgcacatacagtctgttacataagagcgtaggcacgattactcgcgatcggtaaagtggaatggtgtgatattattttttaacacagaggACAGCAGCGTCCTTGATAcgatgcgagaataaatcagctgactattgttcaCAATCCgaattcaacatttttccaaaatgagtaccgcgcGTACGTTACGCATTTCGAAGGAGTCTTTTTTTAGGTtcgcacccgaaaggtcccaaaat
This genomic window contains:
- the LOC131432874 gene encoding cuticle protein 8-like, with product MSLKFIFAVVLSVISSSAALPQYGYATSHQISSIQHHIAPVHHVAAIHATPIQHTILKQVEHNAPANYEFSYSVHDEHTGDVKSQQEKRLGDEVHGQYSLIDSDGHQRIVDYHADHHNGFNAVVRRVPTNVKIVQPLHRLVAQPIQLAHATISHGVVPVAHHIQGHHATSYSSQHRY